The genomic window ACACGCCCCCTATGATGTGCGCGGCGgacggaagtgacacgccccctgtgatgTGCGCGGCaggcggaagtggcacgccccctgtgTTGTGCGGTGGCGGCACGTCCTTGCTGACTTGCGTGGCTGGCGTGAATGGCACGCCCTTGGTGACGTGCGTGGCTGGCGTGAGTGGTACGCCCTTGGTGACGTGCGTGATGTGCGGTGGCGGCACTCTCTTGTTGGCGTGCGTGATGTGCGGTGGCGGCACGctcttgttgacgtgcgtgaATTGCGTTGGTggcacgcccttgttgacgtgcgtgatGTGCGGTGGCGGCATTcccttgttgacgtgcgtgacgtgcagtggcggcacgcccttgttgacgtgcatgacgtgcggtggcggcacgcccttgttgacatgcgtgacgtgcggtggcggcAGGCTCTTGTTGACGTGCGTGGCTGGCGTGATTGGCACGCCCTTTGTGATGCGCGTGGCTTGTGTGAGTGGCACGCCCGTGGTGTCGTGCGTGAGGTGGCGTCGGGCCGACTGTGAATGACTTGGCAGGTGGCTGATCCCCCGGAGAGTGACGCAAAATCGTCGTTTTGCGCCACCACCCTGTGCCAGCCGCTTTCTCAGCGACCGTGGGCGGCGCCATCGGAGTGGTTCCTCCGGGTGATCCTTTGTCGTTGTCGCCTCAGTGGTCGTTGTCGCCTCAGTGGTCGTTTTGCCCTCTGGCGGATGTCATCACGGCCGGTTTGCACCACGTCAATTCCCCGGgagccttcacggcagttgggggcggcggtgTCGGGGGCGGCGTGTTGATCATAGCCTGGTGCGTATCTGCCTCGGCGGCCTATTGGCTGGCTGGGAAGTGCGGCAATGTTGCCAAGTTgagacgcagcgccgcaccagtagcgttctcggcaggcggtggcgtcggcgtcgggggcggcgtgatggtCATAGCATGGTGCCTTACTGCTTCGTCAGCCTGTTGGCCAgctgggaagtgcggcgatgttgccaagttgagacgcagcgccgcaccagtagcgttctcgggttgcggtggcggcggcgtcgggggtGACGTGATGGTCATAGCATGGTGCCTTACTGCTTCGTCGGCCTGTTGGCCAGCTGGGAAGTGCGACGATGTTGCCAAGTTgagacgcagcgccgcaccagtagcgttctcggcaggcggcTGCATCGGGGGCGGCGTGATGTTCATAGCATGGTTTTTGACCGCTTCGGCGGCCTGTTGGCCGGCTGGCaagtgcggcgatgttgccaggttgagacgcagcgccgcaccagtagtGTTCTCGGCAGACGGTGGCGGTGGCGTTGGGGGCGGCGTAATGGTCATGTTATGTTGTGCATCTGCTTCGGCGGCCCGTTGGCCGGCTGGGTAGTGCAGCGATGTTGCCAAGTTGGGACGCAGCGCTGCACCAGTACCGTTCTCGGCAGGTggtggcggcggcgtcgggggcggcgtgatggtCATAGCACTGTGTGTATCTGCTTCGGCGGCCTGTTGGCCAgctgggaagtgcggcgatgttgccaaGTTAAGACGCAGCGCCacaccagtagcgttctcggcaggcggtggcggcggcggcgtTGTTTGCAGTGGCATCGGGAGTATTCTCGTCTCAGGCAAAGACATTGTGAGAAGCGTGTCGGCGTCCGCACAGTGTGACCACTCGTCTTTCGTGGTCGTCTGGCCCCCAGGAGTTCCATGGCCGGCGTCGTGGCGATTGCGGCCCCGCCTGTACACTGCTTCTTTCGGCAATGTTCACACCTCAATCCACACATCTCCACCTCTTCTCGAGCGATCGGATGTACACATTCATTGTGCCATAAACTCCCGCACATCCAGCAGAACCACCCGTcagatgtcccgccggggcatgatGGGATACAGCACATCGTCATGCCATACGTCCGGTACTCGTAACAAAATCCGCATTCATAATTTGAGTAGTGATAGCAACTCTCGCCTGGCTCTGGGAAGTTCGCTTCGGCCCAGGACTCATATGCCTCCTGGAAGTCATTCATGTTGATAACGACGTGCAGCCTCTGTCACGCGGTCGCGGCAGACTGATACGAGCGACGGatcaggacgtcgatgacagggcgcgagcaggtagggaggatctCCTCCCCTCACCACCGAGTCagtgtcccgtgctcgcacgcctcctgtcccgcggaagccCAGTGATGCGTGCGCGGTCGTGCGCAGCTGTCTTGCGGTTGCGGCGCGCTGTTCCCGGGGTTCCGAGTCGTAACCGATCGCGGTTAGACGCCGTGTAACCGATCACGGCCGTATCTCGCGGTGCCGGCGTTATCGCGTCGCGGCGAAACCGATCTTCTTGTCTCCCGTTGCTATCTCGTCGCGccgtctcccgtcgctatctcgcggcgccgtatcccgtgtcctggcgcgccggcttccgctgcTGCCTTGGTGTGAGACTGTCGCGTcggagttatgaaaataaaattaaaatttttaaaatacaaatgttcctTAATGAATAGTCCCGAAATGATAAAAATGTCACAAAATTGAATGCCACTTGCCGGCCTTAACTCACTCATgctgaattaattttgatgtacttcaaagtttgaaaaacgttcaaaagttcgtttttcgaaagccacactagttCAGCGCcaaatgacgccactcccgctgcctgttttagtttttaaattaaatattaacgttgtaaaagatctcaggggttttaacgggggttcggcctcgtggctgcaggcaggagcgcgtctcggttcggaaattacctgggctgttcaggccacccaggacgccttgtaaatgaatggtaaacgagttacaggacactgcactttattcagtattgatacacttattcgtcccgatactggccaCGTCCGTtttcggaccgctgtgacacacgtatcTCTGAACGTAATGGCGCGCGCGACCAAAGTAGATTGCAAAGTAATATTGCCTAGCTGTAACGGTGCATTCTCATCCCGATGAAAGGTTTGGCAGATAGTCGCGAAACTggtgttgccacaacttaggcgggcatgtaaatacataaaaaaagttcgtatgttcaggattgtttgcagtctagcctgcgacgaaatattaatgtctctaaaattacgtGGATACGCCAGTGGGAGACGTACACGCAAAAGTCTcttggaaatgaaagttatttagttaaaacacacgttaaaaattacacgtttagaatgatgataattaaaaggtgacagttagtcagtagcattcaacactcgttacaaaaagcctacggtaataacgattaactggctatgaagccggaaactgcgtaacactatacgctgtccttaaactggacacgATATTACgtagaacaaaataaaattctctgtcgggataaaaattgataagttacgagtcgcacgaaatatcgtgcgactgaggtggggtcggcgccgagcaagttaaaggattttaaaagacttacactattgctgatatggagatgaagcgcgaaagttgatggcccgacgttcgcggagcgcccgaccccttcgagcccccgacggtaactgagcgcaaGACCGCCCTGCGGcttcgcgcctaaccacgtggaacgcgggaaaaccgacccggccagttttggacttaaagacaagttacacaatatatgcttataaagcaattagacataatttcccttacatgaatcctcttttaaatggttattaatttagttgttttaatttgacaaaataattatataataaattaggcgcattgccacacccggtcgGGTGCTGACGttgctttggtgttcgtcgcggcgcacattcacacactcggcggacatcacgctcgggcgtgttcggcgcacttaagagtaagtgttgttgtgacataacggcctgtgcgaaccagagggagcaccggcggtcggcgtaaAATGGTGTGTGAGCGAGGAGTGAAAAGGTAATTTTTGAGATAAACAATGCCAGAAAGCAAACGAATTATTGAACTGTCTGTACATCGACTCCATTAGAGCAACAAAGGATGTTAGGAAGGCCCTACAAATTGTCATACTTGGTTTCCAACACAAATACAATTATTACAGGGTGACTATTCAAATCCCAAAATGAAATGTTTtcccaaaattaattttcaattttctaaaaattttaactcCTTTTCTACCAATACTCTACACGTTCTTTGTGATACTacattatacttaaaaatataaatataaaacttacTATACCTGCAGTATTGTGATACGCTGGAATTATTTATCATaacaaggaaaatttaaaaactacatataattagtttcaataataaaataatataaataataaaataatataaaatccaATGATTtctgttaaaataaatacataaaaactgaGCTACATATTTTGTTAGCAAGCATAGGCACATTATTTCAGAGCTtcacagtttttttatattaaaaaacctacaagttcATCATCAATGTTTCTTGCATCAGTACGAGATTCTTCTAGAATTTTATACTTTTAGGCTTCCAGTTCCTTCACAGACAAATAGCGTAGCTTGCGATGATACAATACATCTGACTGGGCTGATACTGATGGGCTTCTGTAAAGAGCATGTGCTGCATGCTGCATGGAGGATAGGCTTTGTAAATGTCACACACTGAATACCACTGACGTCCCTAGGTCCCTGACGTAGAATGTCCTGAAACTCA from Bacillus rossius redtenbacheri isolate Brsri chromosome 1, Brsri_v3, whole genome shotgun sequence includes these protein-coding regions:
- the LOC134535075 gene encoding uncharacterized protein LOC134535075 gives rise to the protein MNDFQEAYESWAEANFPEPEAVYRRGRNRHDAGHGTPGGQTTTKDEWSHCADADTLLTMSLPETRILPMPLQTTPPPPPPAENATGVALRLNLATSPHFPAGQQAAEADTHSAMTITPPPTPPPPPAENGTGAALRPNLATSLHYPAGQRAAEADAQHNMTITPPPTPPPPSAENTTGAALRLNLATSPHLPAGQQAAEAVKNHAMNITPPPMQPPAENATGAALRLNLATSSHFPAGQQADEALANRLTKQ